The nucleotide window AGGGCACGGCCCACAGCACCGCGCACAGCTCCAGGAACACCGGGTGGCGCAGGTGGGCGTACAGACGCTGGGCGCGGGGCGACTTCATGGCCAGAGGGTCGCCCAGGCCCAGGCAGTGGTAGTACACCTGCAGCGGGGGAGAGTAGAGGGGGAGTAAGGAGTGAGTGAGGAGtgcaggggggtgggggtgagaGTAGAGGGGGAGTAAGGAGTGAGTGAGGAGtgcaggggggtgggggtgagaGTAGAGGGGGAGTAAGGAGTGAGTGAGGAGtgcaggggggtgggggtgagaGTAGAGGGGGAGTAAGGAGTGAGTGAGGAGTGcagggtggggtgggggtgCCCCAGCTGAAGACGAGCAGGGCGCCTGCGCAGTGTGAGAATACTGGCTATGGTGCGAGTAAACTGGAAGTAAAGAGTGAGTAAATTGTGAGTAAAGAGTGTGGGGGGCCCTGAGTGCTGAGTGCCCTGCCGGAGACTGGCTATAGTGTGCAGTGTGAGTAAATTGGGAGTAAAGACTGAGTACCTGCTTGATTCCCAGCAGCTCGGGGTAGTCGAAGATGAGCAGGACAGCTCTGGGTGTACAGGGTGACTAGACTGTGAGTGGAGTGTGAGCAGGGTGTGAGTAAGGCACGAGTACAGTACCTGCTTGATTCCCAGCAGCTCGGGGTAGTCGAAGATGAGCAGGACAGCTCTGGGTGTACAGGGTGACTAGACTGTGAGTGGAGTGGGAGCAGGGTGTGAGTAAGGCACGAGTACAGTACCTGCTTGATTCCCAGCAGCTCGGGGTAGTCGAAGATGAGCAGGACAGCTCTGGGTGTACAGTGTGACTAGACTGTGAGTGGAGTGGGAGCAGGGTGTGAGTAAGGCACGAGTACAGTACCTGCTTGATTCCCAGCAGCTCGGGGTAGTCGAAGATGAGCAGGACAGCTCTGGGTGTACAGGGTGACTAGACTGTGAGTGGAGTGTGAGCAGGGTGTGAGTAAGGCACGAGTACAGTACCTGCTTGATTCCCAGCAGCTCGGGGTAGTCGAAGATGAGCAGGACAGCTCTGGGTGTACAGGGTGACTAGACTGTGAGTGGAGTGGGAGCAGGGTGTGAGTAAGGCACGAGTACAGTACCTGCTTGATTCCCAGCAGCTCGGGGTAGTCGAAGATGAGCAGGACAGCTCTGGGTGTACAGTGTGACTAGACTGTGAGTGGAGTGGGAGCAGGGTGTGAGTGAGGCACGAGTACAGTACCTGCTTGATTCCCAGCAGCTCGGGGTAGTCGAAGATGAGCAGGACAGCTCTGGGTGTACAGGGTGACTAGACTGTGAGTGGAGTGTGAGCAGGGTGTGAGTAAGGCACGAGTACAGTACCTGCTTGATTCCCAGCAGCTCGGGGTAGTCGAAGATGAGCAGGACAGCTCTGGGTGTACAGTGTGACTAGACTGTGAGTGGAGTGTGAGCAGGGTGTGAGTAAGGCACGAGTACAGTACCTGCTTGATTCCCAGCAGCTCGGGGTAGTCGAAGATGAGCAGGACAGCTCTGGGTGTACAGTGTGACTAGACTGTGAGTGGAGTGGGAGCAGGGTGTGAGCAGGGTGTGAGTAAGGCACGAGTACAGCACCTGCTTGATTCCCAGCAGCTCGGGGTAGTCGAAGATGAGCAGGACAGCTCTGGGTGTACAGTGTGACTAGACTGTGAGTGGAGTGGGAGCAGGGTGTGAGCAGGGTGTGAGTAAGGCACGAGTACAGTACCTGCTTGATTCCCAGCAGCTCGGGGTAGTCGAAGATGAGCAGGACAGCTCTGGGTGTACAGTGTGACTAGACTGTGAGTGGAGTGGGAGCAGGGTGTGAGCAGGGTGTGAGTGAGGCACGAGTACAGTACCTGCTTGATTCCCAGCAGCTCGGGGTAGTCGAAGATGAGCAGGACAGCTCTGGGTGTACAGTGTGACTAGACTGTGAGTGGAGTGGGAGCAGGGTGTGAGTAAGGCACGAGTACAGTACCTGCTTGATTCCCAGCAGCTCGGGGTAGTCGAAGATGAGCAGGACAGCTCTGGGTGTACAGTGTGACTAGACTGTGAGTGGAGTGTGAGCAGGGTGTGAGTAAGGCACGAGTACAGCACCTGCTTGATTCCCAGCAGCTCGGGGTAGTCGAAGATGAGCAGGATGCTGCAGATGACCAGCCAGCAGACGAAGTGCAGGACGAAGCAGAGCAGGGGCAGCCAGGTGTCCCAGGGCGCGGAGCTCACCGACCACAGGCAGGGGGCGCCACTCACCGGCCGCCAGCAGCGCATCATCACCTGAGACACGCAGACAGGCGAGGGTTCGACCGCTGCAGGCCACACACACGCTGACAGATGTCAACAGACACACCGACAGTCTGACAATATAGGCAAGCGGCCTATATGACATCACACACGTCTGACATCACACACGTACGTCCCGCGGCTGTCAGGCAACagcacacagggcacagggGTACCTGCAGCGCCAGCGCGGTGGTGAACACGTAGAAGGCTCTGTTCATGACGCCCAGCACCGCCCGGCAGGCCTGCTTCACCGGAGCCCAGGCGAGGGCGCTGTGCTGCAGGGCGAAGAGCAGGACCAGCCCCCCGTCCACACACAGAGCCCTGACCACAGCCTGGTCACGCAGGGCCTGTCCCCAGGACACtgagtctgagagagagagagagaggggttcatacacacacactgactggacactccaggacatgaacactgcactgagagagagaggggttcacacacacacactgactggacactccagtacatgaacactgcactgagagagagaggggttcagacacacacactgactggacactccagtacatgaacactgcactgagagagagaggggttcagacacacacactgactggacactccagtacatgaacactgcactgagagagagaggggttcatacacacacactgactggacactccagtacatgaagactgcactgagagagagaggggttcatacacacacactgactggacactccaggacatgaacactgcactgagagagagaggggttcagacacacacactgactggacactccagtacatgaacactgcactgagagagagaggggttcagacacacacactgactggacactccagtacatgaacactgcactgagagagagaggggttcatacacacacactgactggacactccagtacatgaagactgcactgagagagagaggggttcatacacacacactgactggacactccaggacatgaacactgcactgagagagagaggggttcacactgacacactgactggacactccaggacatgaacactgcactgagagagagaggggttcatacacacacactgactggacactccagtacatgaacactgcactgagagagagagaggggttcatacacacacactgactggacactccagtacatgaacactgcactgagagagagaggggttcatacagacacactgactggacactccagtacatgaacactgcactgagagagagaggggttcatacacacacactgactggacactccagtacattaactcCAATTATTTGATACATCCTTCATGCAAGTGACTTTAAATGGTGCAAAACGTTTTTTAAGTCGTTCAGTTAAAAAGCagaccgcccaacgtggggctcgaacccacgaccctgagattaagagtctcatgctctaccgactgagctagccgggctgGTGTGAATATCCGGCGACGTGTTCTTTTAAATGAATGCAGCGTGTCGTGACACGATCACCGAGCTGCGCGCAAAACACAAACACCAGTGTGTGCAGCGTTTGCGCGGAAGATAAACAGCAGAGCAGGAAGAGAAGAGAGCCTTTTTTATTACGAGGTTTCACACCGACTGTATTTACACCACAGGGAAACATCTGCCTGCCTCTCTTAAGcagaaaacaagtaaaagatcCGAGTAGCTCCAGGAGAGCTTTTATTGATTTCAGATGGATAGATCCTGCGGCAGCTGtcttttttatatatgtatataatattatttgacAATTAATTACGAATAACTAATCGGTCGACCAGAATAAAATCTCAAAACACGGAATAATGGCGGACCACCTTCGAATCGCTTCGTAAAGACGGCAGGAAAACTGAGCGATATATCACCCCCctacttcatttattttttaaaaaggcagcgATTTGTGAAAGTGTGcaccacccacacacacacacatacagtgacCTGGCGCAGGCTGCGATCACAGCTCATGCATTTCTCGTATGAAAACGGGCGCACAGCGAGAGCAGAAAAGGTAAACACcgccgcccaacgtggggctcgaacccacgaccctgagattaagagtctcatgctctaccgactgagctagccgggctgGTGCACGCAGCCCCCTGACCCCCGAGTTTTTCTTCATCGCAGACAGCTCGGGAGTGAAGGATAAACGTTCATACACACCCACCCACCTACACACACCGGGGCGCCGCCCGTCAGGTTGCGATAAATCGCCCGGAACGACAGGAAGCGCACGAACTCGGCGCCGGTGCCGAAGACGAAGACGAAGTTGAGGAGGGTGAGGGCGGCCAGGCACAGGCTGGGGAGGGTGACGGCGGCGGCGGCCATGGGcgtcagagagagaggagacacacacacacgctcacgcACGCACAAGAAGAAAGgaacctcctctctctctctgtgtgtctcgcCCAGCCCCTTCCGCCCAGAGCGGCGCTGCAGTGAGGCCCGGCGGCCGCCAGGGGGAGCCCTTGCGCCTGTGTTTCCGCCCAGCGGCgagacacaggaaaaaaaaaacccgaatCACAGTCTCTCTGCATCCATAAAGCGGgcttttaaaataagattttaaacGAGCCGGGCCCTCGCCGCTGTCAGGACCAGAGGGCCCTGCGAGGCTTTGCCGAGATCCGTGAGCGAGTTCGGGACCGGAGcggcccggctagctcagtcggtagagcatgagactcttaatctcagggtcgtgggttcgagccccacgttgggcggcgCCGGATTATTTTCTTgctcaatagcatttcgttatgcCATATGAGTATCATGccaatgaacttgaacttgctCTGGCTGCGGGGGGACTCACGGGAAACGTTTTCCAGCTCTTGTTCCCGACGGGATTAATCTCCCTCGCTAATCTCCCCCGTCCACACACAACTCTGACGAACGCGACGGCTGTCTCTGGGGGCGAAAGGACCCGGAAACCGGGTTTAAAACGCTCAAGACGCGGCGTTTCCGGCCTTGTCCGAGTGGGCACCCCTCCCCACGTCATCAAGCACTTGATTCTATACAGCGCCTTTCAAAGGAGGCTTCACAGAACGACAACAGCATGATTCATCATccaggggatccccatgacctgtaaagcgctttgagtggagtgtccagaaaagcgctatataagtgtaagcaattattattattattattataatgtcttacacttatatagcgcttttctggacactccactcaaagcgctttacaggtaatggggactcccctccaccaccaccaatgtgcagcatccacctggatgatgcgacggcagccatagtgcgccagaacgctcaccacacaccagctatcagtggggaggagagcagagtaatgaagccaattcatagagggggattattaggaggccatgattagtaagggccaattggaaatttggccaggaccccggggttacacccctactcttttcgagaagcgccctgggatttttaatgaccacagagagtcaggacctcggttttacgtctcatccgaaggacggcgcctgtttacagtatagtgtccccgtcactatactggggcattaggacccacatggaccacagggtgagcgccccctgctggccccactaacacctcttccagcagcaacctttttcccaggaggtctcccatccaggtactgaccaggctcacacctgcttagcttcagtgggttgccagttgtgagttgcagggtgatatggctgctggccataataattatattattattattattattataggagTTTATGGTGGGCTCTGAATACAGCAGAAGCAGAGGGGGTGAAGACCGGAAGCCGTTCAGGAGAGGCTGTCCCGCAGA belongs to Lepisosteus oculatus isolate fLepOcu1 chromosome 14, fLepOcu1.hap2, whole genome shotgun sequence and includes:
- the nrm gene encoding nurim, whose protein sequence is MAAAAVTLPSLCLAALTLLNFVFVFGTGAEFVRFLSFRAIYRNLTGGAPVCVDSVSWGQALRDQAVVRALCVDGGLVLLFALQHSALAWAPVKQACRAVLGVMNRAFYVFTTALALQVMMRCWRPVSGAPCLWSVSSAPWDTWLPLLCFVLHFVCWLVICSILLIFDYPELLGIKQVYYHCLGLGDPLAMKSPRAQRLYAHLRHPVFLELCAVLWAVPCLPPDRLLLAAGLTAYLGLGHSLDPQDCAYLGAQLHSKLRLFSEPQGSPSAGAPNHRQD